One genomic window of Acidovorax radicis includes the following:
- a CDS encoding LacI family DNA-binding transcriptional regulator — protein sequence MKKPETKRRSSGRITLTDVAKAAEVSPITASRALRGERGVAHGLVLRVKEAAEQLGYVPDPAARALASQRSVQVPVLVPLLSNALFVDVLESVHRTLVPLGYQALIGVTHYDPQEEEQLLRTYLAHRPAGLLVTGFDRTETARHLIAASGVPCVHLMEMTSAPGVYCVGFSQHDAGHDMTDHLLARGYRKVAFVAAQLDPRTMQRAEGYRRCLRDAGLYDPKLELLSAQPSSMRLGGELLEELLRTRPGVDAVFFCNDDLAQGGLLAAQRMGIAVPGQVAIAGFNDLAGSDQMPPPLTTVRTPRAAMGEASARMLLTLMRGEVPECNSVDLGFELTVRAST from the coding sequence TTGAAAAAACCCGAGACAAAACGCCGCTCCAGCGGGCGCATCACGCTGACTGACGTGGCCAAGGCCGCAGAAGTGAGTCCGATCACGGCGTCCCGCGCGCTGCGCGGAGAGCGGGGCGTGGCCCATGGGTTGGTGTTGCGGGTCAAGGAAGCGGCAGAGCAACTGGGCTACGTGCCCGACCCGGCCGCGCGCGCGCTCGCATCGCAGCGCAGCGTGCAGGTGCCCGTGCTGGTGCCGCTGCTGTCCAACGCGCTGTTTGTGGACGTTCTCGAATCGGTGCACCGCACGTTGGTGCCCCTGGGCTACCAGGCGCTGATCGGCGTCACCCACTACGACCCGCAAGAAGAAGAGCAGCTTTTGCGCACCTATCTGGCGCACCGCCCCGCCGGCCTGCTGGTGACCGGTTTTGACCGCACCGAAACCGCGCGCCACCTCATCGCCGCCAGTGGCGTGCCCTGCGTGCACCTGATGGAGATGACGTCGGCGCCCGGCGTGTACTGCGTGGGGTTTTCGCAGCACGACGCAGGCCACGACATGACCGACCACCTGCTGGCGCGGGGCTACCGCAAGGTCGCTTTTGTGGCCGCGCAGCTCGACCCGCGCACCATGCAACGCGCCGAGGGCTACCGCCGTTGCCTCAGAGACGCGGGCCTGTATGACCCCAAGCTGGAGCTGCTGAGCGCGCAGCCCTCGTCCATGCGGCTGGGCGGTGAGTTGCTGGAGGAATTGCTGCGCACCCGGCCGGGCGTGGATGCCGTTTTTTTCTGCAACGACGACCTGGCCCAGGGCGGCCTGCTGGCCGCGCAGCGCATGGGCATCGCCGTGCCTGGCCAGGTGGCGATTGCAGGCTTCAACGATTTGGCGGGCAGCGACCAGATGCCCCCGCCGCTGACCACCGTGCGCACCCCCCGCGCAGCGATGGGCGAAGCCAGCGCCCGCATGCTGCTCACGCTGATGCGCGGCGAAGTGCCTGAGTGCAACTCGGTCGACCTGGGGTTTGAGCTGACGGTGCGAGCGAGCACGTGA